In Hyphomicrobiaceae bacterium, one DNA window encodes the following:
- a CDS encoding DUF6362 family protein, whose product MADREWTADCVADHFEEAFRTLRKLPPVKAQGYFNTWPDIVRTSREIAAMEPQPMRVWPSAAAITRLEQTFDWVLWIEEAERKLVWSRAARVPWKQISGELGCDRTTAWRRWQLALTKIAARLNAQ is encoded by the coding sequence ATGGCTGATCGCGAATGGACTGCCGACTGCGTCGCCGATCATTTCGAGGAAGCGTTCCGCACCCTGCGCAAGCTGCCGCCGGTGAAGGCGCAGGGCTACTTCAACACCTGGCCCGACATCGTGCGGACCAGCCGCGAGATCGCGGCGATGGAACCCCAGCCGATGCGGGTCTGGCCCTCGGCCGCCGCGATCACCCGGCTCGAGCAGACTTTCGACTGGGTGCTCTGGATCGAGGAGGCGGAGCGCAAGCTGGTCTGGTCGCGCGCGGCCCGCGTGCCGTGGAAGCAGATCAGCGGGGAGCTCGGCTGCGACCGCACGACCGCGTGGCGGCGCTGGCAGCTGGCGCTGACCAAGATCGCTGCGCGCCTGAATGCGCAGTGA
- a CDS encoding ParB N-terminal domain-containing protein translates to MTLSFAPDAIETWPLSRLQPYAKNAKAHGADQVAKIAASMAEFGWTVPCLVGEDGELIAGHGRVLAATQLGLTEAPVIVLGHLTEAQRRAYRIADNKLTELGTWDEALLSAELNDLLAEDFDLSLVGFSDGELDKLLAFDLDGGGEEEGAGGSVPPVTIPEPPRNPASRTGDLWILGDHRLLCGDSTSAADVRRLMNGERAILFATDPPYLVDYDGSNHPTRNKDWSASYGTTWDDSSQGAELYDGFIAAAVAEAIAEDAAWYCWHASRRQAMLEACWEKAGAFVHQQIIWVKDRGVLTRSHYLWKHEPCFMGWRRPNRPPKVAEQTLPSTWEMPSFAKDERPDHPTPKPLDAFGIPMRQHVARSGLCYEPFSGSGSQIMAGEANGRRVFAMEISPAYVDVAVERWQAETGRDAILDGYGRTFAQVRTERLGDGADAPADPPATDTAPEPARKRKTPA, encoded by the coding sequence ATGACGTTGAGCTTCGCCCCGGACGCGATCGAGACGTGGCCGCTGTCGCGCCTCCAGCCCTACGCGAAGAACGCGAAGGCGCATGGCGCGGATCAGGTCGCGAAGATCGCCGCCAGCATGGCCGAGTTCGGCTGGACCGTGCCCTGCCTCGTCGGCGAGGACGGCGAACTGATAGCAGGCCACGGGCGCGTGCTGGCCGCGACGCAGCTCGGGCTGACCGAGGCGCCGGTGATCGTGCTCGGGCACCTGACCGAAGCGCAGCGCCGGGCGTACCGGATTGCGGACAACAAGCTGACGGAACTCGGCACCTGGGACGAGGCGCTGCTGTCGGCGGAACTGAACGACCTGCTGGCCGAAGACTTCGACCTGTCGCTGGTCGGGTTTTCCGATGGCGAACTCGACAAGCTGCTGGCCTTCGATCTCGACGGTGGCGGCGAGGAAGAGGGCGCCGGGGGCTCCGTGCCGCCGGTGACCATCCCCGAACCCCCACGCAATCCGGCGTCGCGGACGGGCGATCTCTGGATCCTCGGCGATCACCGGCTGCTCTGCGGCGACAGCACCAGCGCGGCCGATGTGCGCCGCCTGATGAACGGTGAGCGCGCGATCCTTTTCGCGACCGATCCACCGTATCTCGTCGACTACGACGGCTCGAACCATCCGACCCGCAACAAGGACTGGTCGGCGTCCTACGGCACGACTTGGGACGACAGTTCGCAGGGCGCGGAACTCTATGACGGGTTCATCGCTGCAGCCGTGGCGGAAGCCATCGCCGAGGATGCTGCCTGGTACTGCTGGCACGCCTCGCGCCGCCAGGCGATGCTGGAAGCCTGCTGGGAGAAGGCCGGGGCCTTCGTCCATCAGCAGATCATCTGGGTGAAGGACCGGGGCGTCCTGACCCGCTCGCACTATCTCTGGAAGCACGAACCTTGCTTCATGGGCTGGCGCCGTCCGAACCGCCCGCCGAAGGTCGCCGAGCAGACGCTGCCCTCGACCTGGGAGATGCCGTCTTTCGCCAAGGACGAACGCCCCGACCATCCGACGCCGAAACCGCTGGACGCGTTCGGCATCCCGATGCGCCAGCACGTGGCCCGCAGTGGCCTCTGCTACGAGCCGTTCTCGGGCTCTGGTTCGCAGATCATGGCAGGCGAGGCCAACGGCCGCCGCGTCTTCGCGATGGAAATCAGCCCCGCCTATGTCGATGTGGCTGTCGAGCGCTGGCAGGCTGAGACCGGCCGCGACGCGATCCTCGATGGCTACGGCCGGACCTTCGCGCAGGTGAGGACCGAGCGACTGGGCGACGGTGCCGACGCCCCGGCCGATCCCCCGGCAACGGACACCGCCCCCGAACCCGCGCGAAAGCGCAAGACCCCCGCGTGA
- a CDS encoding DNA cytosine methyltransferase — translation MHDLALPSSGRASGAGDACLFGLSLCSGAGGLDLGLAIAIPGYRAVGHVERETFAAATLVARMEDAALDQAVVWDDVGTFDGRPWRGAVDIVTAGYPCQPFSVAGKRRGADDPRHLWPHVARIIGEVEPPFVFLENVAHHLRLGFPEVAAGLVGMGYRLAAGLFTAAEVGAPHKRERLFILAIREGDELADPARLLWHPVEWREPDGTAAALADAEGQCEREPADEADALAGSGSARHEPGDDGRALADAADRQFPQPGWRTARREGSGPHGAGLADADGERWLQAERWQPADSRRDPFGWDVDDADSAGSQGWGDDIGEHAGERPAWPPGPGDADGWERYLRAAPDLEPAVRRGADGLAHRVDRLRLCGNGVVPLVAAHALRTLAAELLADG, via the coding sequence ATGCATGACCTGGCTTTACCTTCCTCCGGACGCGCTTCCGGAGCCGGAGACGCATGTCTGTTCGGCCTCTCCCTCTGTTCCGGCGCGGGCGGGCTCGACCTCGGGCTCGCCATCGCCATCCCCGGATATCGTGCTGTGGGCCATGTCGAACGGGAAACCTTCGCCGCAGCCACTCTCGTGGCGCGGATGGAAGACGCGGCCCTGGATCAGGCTGTTGTCTGGGACGACGTTGGAACCTTCGACGGCCGCCCGTGGCGCGGCGCGGTGGACATCGTCACAGCGGGCTATCCGTGCCAGCCGTTCTCGGTCGCGGGCAAGCGCCGGGGCGCGGACGATCCGCGCCACCTCTGGCCACATGTCGCCCGCATCATCGGCGAGGTCGAACCGCCCTTCGTGTTCCTCGAGAATGTCGCCCATCATCTCCGCCTCGGCTTCCCCGAAGTCGCAGCAGGACTGGTCGGCATGGGCTACCGCCTTGCGGCAGGCCTCTTCACGGCGGCGGAAGTCGGCGCGCCCCACAAGCGCGAGCGGCTGTTCATCCTCGCCATCCGCGAGGGGGACGAGTTGGCCGACCCCGCGCGCCTGCTCTGGCACCCGGTCGAGTGGCGGGAACCGGACGGAACTGCTGCGGCTCTGGCCGACGCCGAGGGCCAGTGCGAACGAGAACCGGCAGACGAAGCCGACGCCCTCGCAGGCAGCGGGTCAGCACGGCATGAACCTGGCGACGACGGCCGCGCTCTGGCCGACGCCGCAGATCGACAGTTTCCGCAGCCGGGGTGGCGAACGGCGCGACGAGAAGGGTCTGGACCGCATGGCGCGGGACTGGCCGACGCCGATGGCGAACGATGGCTGCAAGCCGAGCGCTGGCAACCGGCGGACAGCAGACGTGACCCATTCGGCTGGGATGTGGATGACGCCGACAGCGCGGGATCACAAGGATGGGGCGACGACATTGGCGAACACGCCGGTGAACGGCCTGCTTGGCCGCCAGGTCCTGGTGACGCCGATGGCTGGGAGCGATACCTCCGAGCCGCGCCGGACCTTGAACCCGCTGTTCGTCGAGGCGCTGATGGGCTGGCCCACCGGGTGGACCGGCTTCGCCTCTGTGGCAACGGAGTGGTCCCGCTGGTTGCGGCGCATGCGCTGCGAACTCTCGCGGCTGAACTGCTGGCCGATGGATGA
- a CDS encoding DUF3489 domain-containing protein, with translation MTQLSDTQLVILSTAAQREDRNVLPLPGSLRGGAAAKVVGALLSRELIAETTTEIQTKADAALNRVWRNDEDGRAILLHITGAGLAAIGIEPESANTAPAGATDAPTEEPAPDTRTETEAAPKTRTPREGTKQATLIAMLRAPDGATIEEIMAATGWQSHTVRGAMAGALKKKLGLEVTSEKVEDRGRVYKLPAA, from the coding sequence GCGAGGACCGCAACGTCCTGCCGCTCCCCGGCTCCCTGCGCGGAGGCGCCGCCGCCAAGGTGGTGGGCGCGCTGCTCTCCCGCGAGTTGATCGCCGAGACGACGACGGAGATCCAGACGAAGGCCGACGCCGCGCTCAACCGCGTCTGGCGCAACGACGAGGACGGTCGCGCCATCCTCCTGCACATCACCGGCGCCGGTCTCGCCGCCATCGGGATCGAGCCCGAAAGCGCGAACACCGCGCCTGCAGGCGCGACCGACGCGCCGACTGAGGAGCCCGCGCCGGACACCCGCACCGAGACCGAGGCCGCGCCCAAGACGCGCACGCCGCGCGAGGGCACCAAGCAGGCCACGCTGATCGCCATGCTGCGCGCGCCGGACGGCGCTACCATCGAGGAGATCATGGCCGCGACTGGCTGGCAGTCACACACGGTCCGCGGGGCGATGGCCGGGGCGCTGAAGAAGAAGCTCGGGCTCGAAGTGACTTCGGAGAAGGTCGAGGATCGGGGGCGCGTGTACAAACTCCCTGCCGCCTGA